In Mangifera indica cultivar Alphonso chromosome 1, CATAS_Mindica_2.1, whole genome shotgun sequence, a single genomic region encodes these proteins:
- the LOC123212758 gene encoding pentatricopeptide repeat-containing protein At4g21065-like, with protein MLPSLSSLNPPSPLTNSQSHSSPTSQHLKTHLLHDFNSPIELKEAHAHLIKTSTPLSILPLTRVALVSALTPSFTYAQQIFKHVNEPEIVVWNSCLKVFAESDDPMKAIFLFYQLREFDVLPDNFTCSFVLKACTAMLDAINGRIVHGYVEKLGFGWSLYLQNVILNLYALCGEMGNSRLLFDKMSQRDVVTWNIMITQLIKRGEIAEASGLFRRMAERSVRSWTAMISGYVQCGKPKEAIELFVEMEEVGVRANEVTVVAVLSACADLGALDLGQRVHEYSNRSWFRRNVTVNNTLIDMYVKCGCLENAKRVFDEMEERTIFSWSAMIQGLAIHGRGEEALSTFDKMIEVGMEPNEVTFVGLLHACSHMGLVEDGRRYFASMTKDYGIVPQIEHYGCMVDLLSRAGLLQEAYEFIINMPIEPNGVVWGALLGGCRVHRNIDLAEEATRHLGLLDPLNDGYYVVLSNIYAEAERWEDVRTVRKMMRNQGVKKTPGWSSISVDGVIHEFVAGDETHPKAEEIFRMWVKLLGDMKLKGYVPNTSVVLLDLEEKEKEKFLYKHSEKLALAFGLINTISGTPIRIMKNLRVCEDCHAAFKLISEIVNREIVVRDRNRFHCFKDGSCSCRDYW; from the coding sequence ATGCTTCCCTCTCTTTCTTCTCTCAATCCCCCTTCCCCATTAACAAACTCTCAGTCACATTCATCACCCACTTCACAGCACCTCAAAACTCATCTTCTCCACGACTTCAACTCCCCAATTGAGCTCAAAGAAGCTCATGCCCACCTCATCAAAACCAGTACTCCTCTCTCTATACTCCCCTTAACTCGTGTTGCTTTGGTCTCTGCTCTCACTCCCAGTTTCACTTACGCTCAACAAATCTTTAAACACGTTAATGAACCCGAGATTGTTGTGTGGAATTCTTGTTTGAAAGTTTTTGCTGAAAGTGATGATCCCATGAAggcaatatttttgttttatcagtTGCGTGAATTTGATGTTTTGCCCGATAATTTCACTTGTTCTTTTGTGTTAAAAGCGTGTACGGCTATGTTGGATGCTATAAATGGGAGAATTGTACATGGGTATGTGGAGAAACTAGGGTTTGGATGGAGCTTGTATTTGCAAAATGTGATCTTGAACTTGTATGCTTTGTGTGGAGAAATGGGTAATTCTAGATTattgtttgataaaatgtcGCAGAGAGATGTTGTGACGTGGAATATAATGATAACCCAGCTGATAAAGAGGGGTGAAATAGCTGAGGCGAGTGGGCTGTTCAGAAGGATGGCCGAGAGAAGTGTTAGGTCGTGGACAGCAATGATATCGGGCTATGTTCAGTGTGGGAAGCCGAAAGAGGCAATAGAGTTGTTTGTAGAGATGGAGGAGGTGGGTGTTAGGGCGAATGAAGTGACTGTAGTTGCTGTTCTTTCTGCTTGTGCGGATTTGGGTGCCTTAGATTTAGGCCAAAGGGTTCATGAGTACTCAAACCGAAGTTGGTTTAGGAGAAATGTTACTGTCAATAACACATTGATTGACATGTATGTGAAGTGTGGGTGCTTGGAGAATGCTAAGAGAGTGTTTGATGAGATGGAAGAACGAACAATTTTTTCATGGTCAGCCATGATTCAAGGTCTTGCAATTCATGGTCGGGGTGAGGAAGCTCTGAGTACctttgataaaatgattgaaGTGGGCATGGAGCCAAATGAGGTTACCTTTGTTGGACTCTTGCATGCTTGTAGCCACATGGGGTTGGTTGAGGACGGGCGCAGATATTTTGCTAGCATGACTAAAGATTATGGGATTGTTCCCCAGATTGAGCATTATGGTTGTATGGTTGATCTTTTAAGCCGGGCAGGACTCCTTCAAGAGGCTTATGAGTTCATCATAAACATGCCTATAGAGCCGAATGGTGTTGTCTGGGGAGCTCTCCTTGGTGGATGCAGAGTTCACAGAAATATTGATCTAGCTGAGGAAGCTACTAGACACCTTGGTCTCTTAGACCCACTTAATGATGGATACTATGTGGTATTATCTAACATTTATGCAGAAGCAGAGCGATGGGAAGATGTGAGAACAGTTAGGAAGATGATGAGAAATCAAGGGGTAAAGAAGACGCCTGGCTGGAGTTCAATCTCAGTTGATGGAGTGATTCATGAGTTTGTAGCTGGAGATGAGACACACCCTAAAGCTGAGGAGATCTTCAGAATGTGGGTAAAACTACTGGGAGATATGAAGCTCAAAGGGTATGTGCCTAACACATCAGTCGTTCTGTTGGAtttggaagagaaagagaaggagaaatTTTTGTACAAGCATAGTGAGAAATTGGCTCTGGCATTTGGATTGATAAACACAATTTCTGGAACACCAATTAGGATCATGAAGAATCTTCGTGTTTGCGAGGACTGTCATGCTGCATTTAAACTAATATCAGAAATTGTTAATCGAGAGATAGTTGTACGTGATCGGAACAGATTCCATTGTTTTAAAGATGGTTCTTGTTCTTGTAGGGATTACTGGTAA